The sequence TCAGCAGGATCTTGCCGTCCGGCCCGACGACCACGATGGGCGCGCAGAGCGACATGTTCCAGAGACCGCGGCCGACGGCGTCGCAGTCGCGGGTGTAATCGCGGAGGACGGCTTCGACGGGCGAGGGCGGCGTTTGCGCGCCTGCCAGCGTCGAAGCGATCAAGGCCATGCTGCCGAGTGCGATGCGCTTGTGCATGAAGGTCTCCGCGGCTTGGCGTGAGGATACAGCCGCTGTAACGGCGACGCGCTCCGGGAGAGGTCAGCTGTGGGTAGCGCGGCCGTCAGACCCCGGGTCGCGCGTGGAAACCCAACGCGTTGGCCACCACCGGCACCGCCTCGTCGTCGCGCATGTGCGCGATCCAACCCGCGTAGGCATCGGCGCCGGTTTCGTAGGTCCAGAGGGTGTAGTGGTACTCGCGCAATTGGTCGAAGGCGCGCTGCAGCAGGGCGGGGGCGTCGGTGTTGGCGAGGAACTCGGCGTCGGAGGGGTCTTCGGTGTCCCAATCGATCCGGAGGCCGAAGCGCGCGGCAAGCTCATCGAGGACTTCGACCAGCCCGCCGACATCGCGCTCGGCGATCCAGAAGCCGGATTTCCAATCGATCGCGTCGCGCAGGACTTCGGTGGGCGCGTCACCGGAGGCGAGGCCTTCGCGCGCCTGGTTGAACTGGAGCAGGGCAGCGTCCTCGTCGCCGGGATTGATGAGCAACAGGAACTGCCACGCAACGGCTTCGAGCGCGGCGTCGTCGTCCAGGTCTTCCGAGGAATGGAAGGACTGGGCGAAGTTGTCGTCGGGGTCGAAGTCGTCGAAGTCGGGCATGGGGGAAGCGTATGCCTTGGACCGGTGCAAGGCTACTTCACGCCGGGGAACGTCTTCACGTACTTGATCTTGAAATCGGCAAAGCGGTTGACGATCTGGATCTTGTAGTCGGGGAACTGCTTGACGATCTGCCATCGGCCCGGCGAGTTGGCGAAGTCATCGACGAGTTGAACGTGGAGATCCGCGAGGTGCTCGACCACCTGAACCTTGTAGTCGGCGAATCGATTCACGATCTGGATCTTGCCGTAGATGACGGACAGATCGTTCGGCCTGGGCATGGGTTGGCTCGGGGGAGTGCGGTAGTTCGGACACAGTAACCCGTCATGTCCGGCAACATAGCTGCCCAAAGATCAAACGGAGCAGTTAATCGCTGCAATGTAGCGACCCAAACCTGAAATGGAGCAGTGAATCGCTGCAATGTAGCTACTCAAACCTGAAATGGAGCAGTGAAAAGCTGCAACGTAGCTATTCGAACCTGAAATGGAGCAGTGGATCGCTGCGATGTAGCTATCCAAACCTGAAATGGAGCAGTAAAAAGCTGCAACGTAGCTATTCGAAGTTGAAATGGAGCAGTGAAAAGCTGCAATGGAGCAATTCAAAGCTGCAATGGAGCAATAAAAATGCCATCGATGGGGTCCGCCACCCCAACGACGGCCAAAACAACGCCATCGACGCCCACCAGGACGTCATCGATGGCGTTGGAACAAGCAATCGCGGGATCGCGCGCGTCCCGGCCCGGACGCCCTCAGCCGACGGCCACTGCCGGCGCCCGATCGACCGCCTCGTCGACCCAGCGCTGGTGGGCGGCATTCCACACATCGGCCTCGCCCGCGATGCCCGCCACCCGGCGCGCGCTTTCGATGCATTCCTCCCAGGTGCGATGGCTCCCGCTGCCCACGGCGACCTGGTGCATGCCGTCTTCGTAGAGGGCCCAGCGCCAACGGAGGCGGGCGTCGCGGTGGAGGATGAATTGGCGGCGGAAGTCGGACATTGGGAGCCTCGTGACTAGCGGGGGGCTCTGATTGCAGCAGCGTGGCATCGATTTGGCTACGGACTATGAGTCACATCGCTCTTGTGCCGAAAATTCGGCACGCGCGGGCAGCTACTCGCCGCGATCAATACCTGAAAGCTCAGGAATTCCGAGCGACAGGAGCAGTTCGAATACCGCGTCATAGTGCCTTGGTGGTCGAGTCCAATCCTCGGAGTCACCCTCAGGAACAACTATCACCATGCCTTGCCTAGCACGGGTTAAGAGAACGCGATACGCATTGAGCAGATATCGACGACGCCTCTCGTCAACAACGCGCTTCCATTTGCTTCCCTGGAACTTGTGGAAGCTCCAGGCGTCGTCTTCGAATCTCAAATCACCATCCCAAACGACGCACGTCCAATCCAGTTCTAGCCCCTGAATCTGAAATTCGGTGGCCGGATCCTCAAGGAAGTACGAAGATCGAACGTCCTCTGCGTCACTCAGAAACCAAGGCACTGGATCCGTTTTTACTCGTACATCAACGCCAAGCGGCCGAAGGCGCTGCGCACCAGACGACACCACTATCCCGAATCGCTCGCTGCCACGCGCCTTCGACCTTAGCCATCTCTTGGCAAGTGAGAGGTCTCGTCCCAAGAACACCGGGTACTGCACAAGGATCCTTTTCAACGCGGCTCTTGCCTCGTCTAACCGCAGATCGAGGAAATCGTTGACGAAGCTAGAAACCTGATCCGCACGAAACGAGCGCACAGACGACGCTAAATGAAGAGACGGATCGTATTGGACAGTTGCGACTGACTCCAACTCGCTCAACAGCGTCGTGTCGAGGGACGATTCATTGACTAGGCATGGCGATACGTGCACATGCCAGTGTGGAAAGCGTTCTTTGATCGCAGCCAGCCACGCTCCGATTCCGGCCTCGCCCTTATTGATCTCTTGTCCCATGCCGACTAGGCAGACAATCACCGCCCATTCGTGGCGATCCATGCAGGAGATCAGAAATTCAGGCTCTGAATCCCGGAAATCCACATCGCCATGCTGCGCCTGCATGAAGACGGAAGTGGTCTTGTGATCCCAAGCGCGCTGCGCTTCGTCGAATAGCACCACGTTGTTGATCGGCGGGCGACGATCGCGGTAGTACTCATCTCTAAAGTGATGGATGTTCTGAATGAACGTCTTCACCTTTCGAGCAGCATCCCGCACGGTGAGCCTCTCGCCCAACAATTCCCGCTTCCGCACCTCATCGCGAGCTAAGGCGGCCTGAAGGACTGCGACGAGCGGACCATTGCCCGATAGAAACACGCTGTGAGAGCGGTCGGCGCGTCCTGCCTGCCGGGTGGCGACATCTAAACCAACCAGCGTCTTGCCAGCACCCGGAACTCCAGTCACGAAGCAGATGATCTTCTTTTGAGCGAGCTCAGCCAGCCGGATAAGGTCAGAAACTCTATTGCTCGTAACGGCGAGATTCTCCGCGCCGGCATCATTGCGCGTAATTTCCGTAACGCCATGCCCCGCGTAAAGAACGCGAGCAGCCTCGACGATAGTGGGCGTCGGTTGGTACCTACCTGACTCCCACCATGAGGCTGAGATTGTCAGTCCCGACGTTTCCCCTAGACCTAGTAGGAGCGCTTCGCGGAGCGTTGAGCCCGAGCAGCCAATCGGCGGCAATACCCCGTCCGCTACTCCCGCATGTGCCAGCCGTGCTATGCCATTCGCCTCCGTCGCCACAACGACAGGAACAATAGGAAGATCTAGGCTCGAGCTGTGGAAGTACTTAAGGTCCAGCGCGTAATCCCACACCTGGTCGACTGCGGCTCGCGAGAATCGAACTGCACCTACCTTGAATTCGATCACGAACAATGCGTGGTCTAGTACGACCACTGTGTCGATTCGCCGGCCCAAGCGGGGGACATCGAACTCAAGGTAGATAGAGCCTCGACCTGAGAACTCCACCAGCTCTCGTTGCAATACCGATATCTGACCAACCCAAGCGCCGCGATCTAGTGGAGTGATATCTGCCCACGAGCGCACGACGAGGCCACCGAGAATCGCTTCCGGATCTGCGCGAAGAAAGTCTTCGACGGGCGCGCCATAGGCCCATCTAATTGGACGCTCAACCGCGTCTTCCCCGTACATGCGAGATTTCCCAGGCCCCTGCCTAGAGAAATCTTACTCCACGATGGAACTATTCCTATTGGCTCCCTGACGCCATCGCAAGCGCACAGGCTGATTACTTTTGGTCACCAGTCGGATATCGGATCAGCAACGCCTGGGCGATAAGGCCCGCCAATTCAGTACTGATCGCGCGTTGGCCCCGCTCATCGGCCATGAACGATGCGCCCCTTCCAGAGGGATTGAAGACACGCACGTTCTCCCTTGTGTTCCGCCCTGTGATGTCAATCCACCAGCCTGGTAGCGCTAGGGCGGGCTCAACAGGTACCGCGGTATTCAAGGTTTTCTGTAAATAGTTACGCAACCACTGAGCCTGGCGAGAGGCTTGCTCCAGTGGCGCCTTAGAAACGCAATGAGGAAATCGCAGGGATTCGCCGTCAAACTTCAACTTATGACTATCGTTCGTCGACTTAGCTGGTTTACGAACCGACTTGGTCTCAACCATATAGACGGCACGCGGCCCAATTACCACGTGATCCAGGTTGAAGCCTTCAGCCGGAACGTCGTGAAGCACCGAGCAGCCGGAGGCGACAAGTCGGTTCAATTCTTGTGCGGTAAACAACTCAGCTTTGAGCCCTTCGCGTGCGCGCCGCCTAAGCGTTCCGTGGCGAATAATGTATGCAACTGCGCCTCCAAAAAAAGCGAGAAAATACGGACCCAGCCAAAACAGCAGAACAAGTGCTGACTGAAGGTTGTCCGTGTGATCTTCTATCCGCTTTCGTAATTGCTCGCCGGCGCCAAAGATCGCTTTTCCTTCCAGGGGAGACCGCCGCCCGTCGCGTTCTTGCCACTTCCGATGCAGCCAAAGAAAGGCAATGGCGAGAGCGGTAGGCACAAAGACGGACGCAATCACAAGAAGGGTAGAAGGCGACATTCTTCAAAGGCTCCGTGTTTGCGTATGACAGCAAGATTCGCAGGATTGAACACATTTACGTGAGAACCAAGAAAAAGTCCCGGGTGAATCCCGCTATCCTCGGCCGATGGCGTCGAAGGGCATCGCCACCTGCGGTGGTGCGCGCTAGAACACTTCCCACCACGCCGGCACCGGAATGAACGGCATGTACTCCTTCCATCCGAACAGGAAGGAGAACGCCACATGGATCGCCGGCGACGAGAGGAAGGCCAGCACCAGGTACTTCACCAACTCGCGGCCCGTGAGTCGGAACGCCAGCGGCGGCAGCACCAGCGTCGCGAGCGCCGGCACCGTGTAATAGATCCACCACGGCAGGCCGGCGTTATTGCCGTACTTGGCGAACACCATCCCACCGACGACCACGATGGAGGCCACGCCCGCGATCGCCGCCGCGCGCGGGCGCACGCTGCGATGCCGGGTGACGAGGTGCAGGATCGCGACGAAGGCGATCAGCGAGACGGCGACAAAACTCCAGAAGCGCACGGCATCCGACGACACGGCGACCCTTCCCCCTGAGGCAGACGCCAGCATACCGGGATGGCCTGCATCAACGCGCAAACACCCCGCGGTCGCGCCGCGGCTCGCAGCGCAGGTACTGATTCGGCGGGCGCACGCTCGCGCCCAACGTCGCCGCTGCATGCCACGGCCAGCGCGGATCCCACAACACACCGCGCGCGATCGCAATCAGGTCTGCATCGCCATGCTGCACGATCGCTTCCGCGTGCTCGGGTTCGGTGATCAGCCCGACCGCGACCACGGGAATGTCCACGGCCTGCTTCACAGCGCGGGCAAGCGGCACTTGGTAACCGGGGCCGAGCGGGATGCGTTGTTGCGGATGCACGCCGCCGCTCGACACATGGATGGCATCGCAACCGCGCGCCTGCAACGCCTTCGCATATTCGATGGTCTGCGCGATGTCCCAGCCGCCGTCCATCCAGTCGGTGCCGGAGACGCGCACGCTCACGGCGCGCTCGCGCGGGAAGGCCTCGCGCACCGCTTCGAACACTTCCAGCGGGAAGCGCATGCGGTTTTCCAGGCTGCCGCCGTAGCGGTCGCCACGCTGGTTGGAGAGGGGTGACAGGAACTGGTGCAGCAGGTAGCCGTGCGCGCTATGGATCTGCACGGCGTTGATGCCCAGGCGCGCGGCGCGTTGCGCGGCGGCGGCAAAGGCGTCGCGCACGCGGTGCAGGCCGTCCTGGTCGAGCGCGTGCGGGGGATGTTCGCCATCGTGTTGCGGGACGGCGGAGGGCGCTTGGGTCTGCCAACCGCGCGCATCGTCGGGCGGCAGTTGCGCGCCGCCGTCCCAAGGCACTTCACACGAGGCCTTGCGTCCTGCGTGCGCGAGTTGAATCGCGATCGGCATGTCGGACCAGCGGCGGATCGCGGCGAGCGTCGGGCGCATCGCGGCCTCGGTGTCGTCGTCCCACAGGCCGAGGTCGGCATGCGTGATGCGTCCTTCGGGGAGCACGGCCGTGGCTTCGATCGTCAGCAGCGCGGCGCAGCTCATTGCGAGCTGGCCGAGGTGGATCGTGTGCCAGTCGTTCATGCGCCCGCCCTCGCAGGCGTACTGGCACATGGGCGCGATGACGATGCGGTTGGCGAGCGTGAGGTTCCGGATCGCAAGCGGTTCGAAAAGCATCGGGCGCGACATGGGGCGTCCTGGGTTCGGGGGCATGCGCACCTTAATACGCGCGCGTGGGCGCTGCGTTGAACCACGCGCGCGCAGGATGCCATTGACCTTGTGGGGCCGATCTCGCTGCGCCGGAGGTGCGTCATGCGCGCGAACTCTTCCATTCGAACGTTGCTTGCGCTGGCACTTTGGGTCGCGATGGGCGCGCACGCGCAAACCGCGCCGCAGATCGTCTGGTCCGCGCCGAATCCCAATCTGCTTGCCAACTCCATCCAAGGCGTCGCGTGGGCGCCGGCCAATGGCCGCGTCTCCGTCGGCTCGACGGATCGATGGGTGCGCTCGCGTAACTCGGCCAACGGCGCGCTGCTCTTCTCCGTCCTGCAACCGCATCGCTCCGGCTCCGCCGACCAGGTGTTCTATTCCACCGACAGCACCCTGCTCGGCGTACACAACAGCGATCGCGGCGGCGCGTTCCGCATCCATCGCGCGTCCGATGGCGTGTTCCTCGGCACGCTGGTCATCACCATCCAGCCCAATGGCGTAGTCACGTTCACCCCCGATGCACAACTGACGGCGGCGACGGGCGACACCACCGACGCGCGTTTCCGCATCGCCGACTTCTCTGTCGTGCGCTTGGTCGGCAGCGGCTATCCCAAGATCGCCACCAACTGGGTGTTCTCACCGGATCGCACGCTGCAGGCCTCCGCGTCGCAAGGCACCATTACGATCCAGCGACGCAGCGATGGGGCCACCGTGCGCCTGCTCACCGCGGGGGCATCGCGTGGTACGACGCCGATGGCGTTCTCACCGGATAGCACGCAGCTGGCGGCCTGGGCCTCCACGCCAGATGAAACCGATCTGTTCCGCATCTCCGACGGCGCGCTGGTGATGCGCTTCCCCGATGCGACGAACAACGCGGGCGTGGTCGCGCTGCGCTTCTCGCCTGGCGGCACGCGCCTGGTCACAACGGGTTACACGCCCTTCGTGGCGAACGACGGCACGCTGAACCAGCGCGGGGCGATCCGCTTCTTCCGCGTGGCCGACGGCGCGCTGCGGCACAACTTCGACGCAGGCACCGGCATCGGCGTGACATCGCCCGTGGCGTGGTCGCCGAACTTCACGCGGTTCGTGTATGGCACCTACGAAGGAGCGGCCGTGGTCGCGGTCGTGCCGTCGCCCTGACACCCATCCCCTAAACGGTGCATGTCCTTTCGCGCTGCATCACGCGTTGGAATTTGCATGCACTTTGGACCGGGGTTGGAATCATGAAAGCGATGTTGTCGCTCGCCGTGGCCGCGGCGATCGCCTGTGGCGCTGCCTCTGCCGCGCAAAAGACGCTGCAGCTTCCTGAAGACTCTGCCGTCTCCGGCAATCTCAACGGCACGTCCCCCACGCGCGTCTGCCGCACAGGCGCGCGCTGGATCCGCCTCGGTTTCGAATCGCTGGCGTTACAGGGCAACGATTCACTCGAGCTCACCAGTTCGCAGAACGAGCGGCAGGTGCTCAAGGGCGATCGCTGGAAGGACCGCAGTTTCTACACGCGCGCACTCCGCGGCAGCTGTGTCTCGATTACCACGCACTTCTCCAACCCCGGAAGCGGCTACGCCTTGTCCGGCTACCAGGCGGGCATGCAATCGCTGGCCGACACCACGTCGATCGCTGCAGGCGCCGGCGATCTGTGCGCGGGCACCGGCAGTGGCTGCAAGGCGAGCTCCGATGTCGTCATCGCGATCAACCCGAATGTCGCGCTCGCCTTCGGCGACAACGCCTACGAGAACGGCTCCCTCAACGACTACAACACCCGCTACGACCCCAACTGGGGCCGCTTCAAGGCGATCACGCAGCCGGTCCCGGGCAACCACGAATACAACACGGCGAACGCCACCGGTTACTTCGACTACTTCAATGGCGTCGGCAACCAATCCGGCCCCGCGGGCAATCGCGGCGAAGGCTGGTACAGCTACGACCTGGGCGATTGGCACTTCATCGCGTTGAACAGCCGCAACGGCGGCACGATCTCCACGGCGCAACTCGATTGGCTGGATGCCGACCTGCGCGCGAACACCAAGCCCTGCACGGCGGCCTATTGGCACCACCCCTTCATCAGTCGCGGCAACTACACCGGCTACATCGCGCTGAAGGCGTTCTGGGATCGCCTGTATGCCTCGCGCGTGGACCTGGTGTTCACCGGGCACGACCACAACTACCAGCGCTGGACGCCGATGGATGGCAACAAGGTCGCGCAAGCCGACGGCGTGCGGCAGGTGATCGTCGGCACGGGCGGCAACACGACGTACCCGGTCAACGGCACGCATGCGCTGCTCGAAGTGAAGCAAAGCAGCACGCGCGGCGTGATCGCACTGACCCTGGGTGCCACCGGTTACATCGCGGAATTCGAACCCGTTGCAGGCGGCACCTGGACCGATTCCTTCGAAGGCACCTGCCACCGCAGCCAGGGCGTGGTGGGCGACTACTTCCTGTCCGCCTCGGCCACCATCTCGATCACGCGCGGCGGTGCGAGTGGCGGCAAGATCATCACCCTCCGCAGCTACGGGGAATTCAATGCGCCGGTGGCGATGTCGGTCACCGGGCTCCCCACGGGCGTCACCGCCACCTGGACGGGCAATCCGTCCACCCCGCCCGCCGACGGCAATTCCGGCCCGCGCGTCAGCCTGCGCGCCTCCAGCAGCGCTACTCCCGGTAGCTACCCGGTGACCGTGAACGGAACGAATGGCCCATTCACGCGTAGCGTGACGTTTACCCTGACAGTGAGATGAACACCTGGCCGCTGGGGAGCGGCCATCTCAAACCCGCTTCACGCATCGGGGTATCTAGTGGGAAACCACCCACTGGAGTGACGATTTCGATATGGGGGAGTCGATTTCATGTCCATCAGGACGATGGCTGCGCACGGCGTGATCCGCCAATCCTTGCTCCACGGCGCGTGGCCGTGGATCCGGATGGGCGCGCAGACGGCCACGGTGGTCGTGCTCGCCCTGGCGATGGATGCGCCGGACTTCGGGCGCTACGCAACGGCGCTCGCCATCGCGTCCTGCATCGCGCCCTTGCTGGTCGTGGGGCCGGCGTTCGTCTACCTCGACAGCCATGCCGCCTTCGGTTCCACCCGCGAGCAGATCGCGACGGTGTGGACGCGCGCCTTGCTGGTGCTCGGGTGCGTGGCCGCCGCCGGGCTGGTGGCGTGCATGGCCTTGCTGGCGGGCGAATGGACGCAATGGGGGTTGTGGTTCCTCGTCGGGCTCAGCGACATCGTGCTGATGGGGTTCGTCGAGATGCGCGCGCGGCGCCACCAGGCGGCGGCGGAGTTCAACTCGATGGGGGCCTGGCAGGCGGCGCCGTACATCGTGCGGCTCGGGTTGGCGGCGCTGTTCGTGCGCGCCGGCGTCCAGCTGCCATTGGCGACGTGGGTGTGGTTGGCCTTCGGCGTGACCTTCGTCCTCGCGCTCGGCGCGAACCGGGTCAAGCGCCAGGATGCGCCGCGCGGACTGGATTCGCTGGTGCGCCTGGTGCGCGTGGGTTTCCGCTACGGCAGCTACGGCGTCGCGAAGCATGTGATC comes from Lysobacter sp. KIS68-7 and encodes:
- a CDS encoding DUF2075 domain-containing protein, coding for MYGEDAVERPIRWAYGAPVEDFLRADPEAILGGLVVRSWADITPLDRGAWVGQISVLQRELVEFSGRGSIYLEFDVPRLGRRIDTVVVLDHALFVIEFKVGAVRFSRAAVDQVWDYALDLKYFHSSSLDLPIVPVVVATEANGIARLAHAGVADGVLPPIGCSGSTLREALLLGLGETSGLTISASWWESGRYQPTPTIVEAARVLYAGHGVTEITRNDAGAENLAVTSNRVSDLIRLAELAQKKIICFVTGVPGAGKTLVGLDVATRQAGRADRSHSVFLSGNGPLVAVLQAALARDEVRKRELLGERLTVRDAARKVKTFIQNIHHFRDEYYRDRRPPINNVVLFDEAQRAWDHKTTSVFMQAQHGDVDFRDSEPEFLISCMDRHEWAVIVCLVGMGQEINKGEAGIGAWLAAIKERFPHWHVHVSPCLVNESSLDTTLLSELESVATVQYDPSLHLASSVRSFRADQVSSFVNDFLDLRLDEARAALKRILVQYPVFLGRDLSLAKRWLRSKARGSERFGIVVSSGAQRLRPLGVDVRVKTDPVPWFLSDAEDVRSSYFLEDPATEFQIQGLELDWTCVVWDGDLRFEDDAWSFHKFQGSKWKRVVDERRRRYLLNAYRVLLTRARQGMVIVVPEGDSEDWTRPPRHYDAVFELLLSLGIPELSGIDRGE
- a CDS encoding nuclease-related domain-containing protein, giving the protein MSPSTLLVIASVFVPTALAIAFLWLHRKWQERDGRRSPLEGKAIFGAGEQLRKRIEDHTDNLQSALVLLFWLGPYFLAFFGGAVAYIIRHGTLRRRAREGLKAELFTAQELNRLVASGCSVLHDVPAEGFNLDHVVIGPRAVYMVETKSVRKPAKSTNDSHKLKFDGESLRFPHCVSKAPLEQASRQAQWLRNYLQKTLNTAVPVEPALALPGWWIDITGRNTRENVRVFNPSGRGASFMADERGQRAISTELAGLIAQALLIRYPTGDQK
- a CDS encoding NADH:flavin oxidoreductase/NADH oxidase, coding for MSRPMLFEPLAIRNLTLANRIVIAPMCQYACEGGRMNDWHTIHLGQLAMSCAALLTIEATAVLPEGRITHADLGLWDDDTEAAMRPTLAAIRRWSDMPIAIQLAHAGRKASCEVPWDGGAQLPPDDARGWQTQAPSAVPQHDGEHPPHALDQDGLHRVRDAFAAAAQRAARLGINAVQIHSAHGYLLHQFLSPLSNQRGDRYGGSLENRMRFPLEVFEAVREAFPRERAVSVRVSGTDWMDGGWDIAQTIEYAKALQARGCDAIHVSSGGVHPQQRIPLGPGYQVPLARAVKQAVDIPVVAVGLITEPEHAEAIVQHGDADLIAIARGVLWDPRWPWHAAATLGASVRPPNQYLRCEPRRDRGVFAR
- a CDS encoding WD40 repeat domain-containing protein, with protein sequence MRANSSIRTLLALALWVAMGAHAQTAPQIVWSAPNPNLLANSIQGVAWAPANGRVSVGSTDRWVRSRNSANGALLFSVLQPHRSGSADQVFYSTDSTLLGVHNSDRGGAFRIHRASDGVFLGTLVITIQPNGVVTFTPDAQLTAATGDTTDARFRIADFSVVRLVGSGYPKIATNWVFSPDRTLQASASQGTITIQRRSDGATVRLLTAGASRGTTPMAFSPDSTQLAAWASTPDETDLFRISDGALVMRFPDATNNAGVVALRFSPGGTRLVTTGYTPFVANDGTLNQRGAIRFFRVADGALRHNFDAGTGIGVTSPVAWSPNFTRFVYGTYEGAAVVAVVPSP
- a CDS encoding metallophosphoesterase; the protein is MKAMLSLAVAAAIACGAASAAQKTLQLPEDSAVSGNLNGTSPTRVCRTGARWIRLGFESLALQGNDSLELTSSQNERQVLKGDRWKDRSFYTRALRGSCVSITTHFSNPGSGYALSGYQAGMQSLADTTSIAAGAGDLCAGTGSGCKASSDVVIAINPNVALAFGDNAYENGSLNDYNTRYDPNWGRFKAITQPVPGNHEYNTANATGYFDYFNGVGNQSGPAGNRGEGWYSYDLGDWHFIALNSRNGGTISTAQLDWLDADLRANTKPCTAAYWHHPFISRGNYTGYIALKAFWDRLYASRVDLVFTGHDHNYQRWTPMDGNKVAQADGVRQVIVGTGGNTTYPVNGTHALLEVKQSSTRGVIALTLGATGYIAEFEPVAGGTWTDSFEGTCHRSQGVVGDYFLSASATISITRGGASGGKIITLRSYGEFNAPVAMSVTGLPTGVTATWTGNPSTPPADGNSGPRVSLRASSSATPGSYPVTVNGTNGPFTRSVTFTLTVR